In Camelina sativa cultivar DH55 chromosome 17, Cs, whole genome shotgun sequence, the genomic stretch GACACTAGCTAACACTATCCTTTTCATCtctaaatctctcaaaattaaCAGTTTCATCAAACCCTTCATCATCCTCTGTTTCGTTCCTTAGACCAAAACCTGAAACTTCCCATTTTTCTCCAAGGCATGAATCCCCGAGGCTGCTGAATCCTCAGAGGTGTTTCTGATAGAGAAACGTGATTCTAGTAATAGAGAAACGTCATATACCaatgattattaatatttctattTGATGCTATAGGGTTATATTATTTCCTTTGTTGTGTTTTAGGAGATGTCTATGTATGTGATATTTAGCAAAGAGTCTATTATATAAGAATTAGGTTTAGATTCTATCGGCATTGTCTTGTTGGAGAGAACTACCTTCTCTAGTAGTGCTCTTGCTCTCTTTATCTTTCAGTTTCTTCATTATTATTAGGAAAGAAGATGGctaactacacgaagtattggagaatgcatggtcacacataccaagtataatattgtatcctcaactacacgaagtatatgtattgcatgaccacatgtatgaactatatgacgttatgtggtcaacaccatagacatataATCTGGTACACCGGTCGAATAATTCCGGTtaagaccgacgttgactccggcgttgaccaacattgaccaaaaaaaattgtattttaatttttttctatgaaaaaacaaaataataaattactatattaaattatttatgaattttcatgattagaaaacattctattcaatatctaaatatcttaggtatctctaatgtatttattcttataattaatttttttttttaaagctaaaataatagttaaataaaaataattaataattattttcaagatattaatagattttatcttgattttaggatatgtttgcaaaaggatatagaataagaggatttttgcaaatgcccttatattatatattgaaaataattatgtatcattatattttatctattaaaagtaaatagtgttaatttttttgttattgtttacatgttattaggagtatgtaaattttttttataccaaagagtatctaaaattttgtatactctttaccatgcaaattttaaagtaaagagtcatatactcaaatcttttgcatattattttctaatgaaaatagttgaatttgattttattgattcttgtagtatttaaaattttaaataatatgatgatcagagatttatatatataaaatcattaataattacatatgttatatatatatatatatatatatatatttcttgaaaataattattaataattttatttaactattagtttagcttcaaaaataaaagtaactaattataagaatgaatacattagagatatagaaataattagatattgaatagaatgtgttttctaatcatgaaaacccatatataatttaatataataatttattattttgttttttaatagaaaatattaaaatacaatttttttttgtcaatgttggtcaacgccggaaTCAATGTCGGTCTTTGCCGGAATCATTCGaccggtgtaccggattgtatgtctatggtgttaaccacataacgtcatatagttcatgcatgtggccatgcaatacatatacttcgtgtagttgatgatacaatattatacttggcatgtgtgaccatgcattcTCCAATACTTCATGTAattagccatcttttttccttattattatctgaataaaaaaaatatcttaaattcTTCTGTTATCGATCCCCCAAACATTTCTTCAGTTTCGTGACGGAGTTATCGGCTTATTGCTAGTTTAAGTCTTATGCCATCAGccaacaaaaatcttaaaaggcGTCACCATATGAAAGTaccaacaagtcaacaacataTGACATATGAGTAAGAGCCACAATGCCAACTAGAAAAGTCCATTTCCTTATTTAACATAGAGCTTTCAGAAAATTATCCCGCCAACAcattcaagaaaacaacaaaaaaatggaaaacctTAAGATTTTTGATGATCATGAGCTTCAATTGTGATAAGCACAGAGCCTATCCCGAGTGataagagataaagaagagataATAGAGGAGAAATAAGAGATAATAAGAACAGTAACCAGATTAAGATGAGATAAGGTAGAAGAAAGCAGATAAGAGAAATTATGCTTGATTAAGATATCAATGTAGTAAGATAAGGAAACCCTAAACAGTAGGTTCCATTTAAATACATCTTCCAAAATTAAAACGACAAAGTATTAGATAATAGAAACATTTCACTTCCTAAAGAGTCTTTTCCACACTTAACTCTCTTTAGCCACTTTGCTTCTTCTCCCACTTCCTTGCTTTTCTTCCACTTGTCCTCACTTTCTTTCTCATGAATGCCAAGGGGATTCTCAACCTATCAATACTCTCTCGAAGTGAActaaccttgtcctcaaggttaaAATCTGGAAACTGTTGCACGATCAAGGACAAAGGCTCCCACGTAGATTCTGACTCCGGTAATCCCTTCCACTTCACCAAAACCTCAGTAATCTCCTTCTCATCAGTGCTTTTGCGAATATCCTTGAGGGTCTCAGGTTCTGTAGCCCATTCCAGCGAAGGTGTGAGGATGGGAGGGATCTCTCGAGCTGTGTGAGTGTTTGGAACTGCGCCCTTCAACTGAGACACATGAAATGTAGAGTGAATCTGACAGTCTGTAAGCAACTCTCCCCACCTATTCCACAATCTGATAAGGGCCAAAGTAACGTTGAGCCAGCTTCTCATTTCTTCTACGGACCAGTGAATGTTGGCGATAAGGTCTAAACTTGAGATAGACCCAATCTCCAATCTGAAACTGCACGTTCCGGCGTTGTTTATTTGCTTCCTTCTGCATCTTCAGTTGTGTCAACTCCAAATTTTCCCTCAACTCGACTAGCAGGCTATCTCGATCCTTCAACAACTCCTCCACATGAGCATTTTGGGTCGGAACATCCCCGTATCGTAGCAACTTTGGTGGTTCCCTGCCATAAACAGCAAAGAAAGGCGTGTTCCTGATAGAAGAATGGTAAGAGGTATTATACCAATATTTCGCCCAAGGTAGCCATTGTGCCCACGAGGTAGGTCTCCTGCTCGTATAGCACCGCAATAAGGTTTCTAAGCAGCGGTGAATGGATGCTTAAGACCGATGAAGTGTGCATACTTGGAAAGCCGATCCACTACTACCAATATGACGTTGAATCCCTTTGACTTAGGCAATCCTTCGACAAAATCTAGACTTATGTCAGTCCAAATCTGTTTTGGAATGGTCAGGGGAGCCAGCAATCCCGCGGGAGATAGAGTGGAGTACTTGTTCTCCTGACTCACCTGACATTTGACAATGAACTCCACGACATCTTTCTGCATTCCTCTCCAGTAAATCTCCTGGATAAGACGCTTGTAAGTCTTAAACGCTCCTTCATGTTCCCCAGTAACACTTGAATGAAACTGCTCTAAGAGCCGTGGAATAAAAAGAGATCTGCAGGGTACTACCAGTCGTCCTTCCTTCAATAACATCTCCTTCTCCAGACTGTAACCACCCTTCACCTTTTCCCCTCGTTTCAGCTCCTTGAGTATTTCTCCCAGTTCCATATCCTTGGAAACCTGTTCCTTCAACTCCTTCAGATCAATCGTCAAAGGAGCCACCAGTGTCAGTTGGAACAAGGTTTCTGTCAGAGGTCGCCTAGAGAGAGCGTTTGCCACCCTGTTTTGCACCCTCGGTTTATATTCTATTTTGTAGTTTAGACCAATCAGTTTGGCTGCCCACCTCTGTTGAACCGTTGAAATCGCCTTCTGATCTAAGAGGTGTCTTAAGCTCTTCTGATCTGTCTTGATGACAAACTCCTCCCCTATGAGGTAATGTTTCCACTTTGTCACTGCCTTAACGATCACCAGCAACTCTCTCTCGTAAACCGACTTAATACGCCCCTGTGAGGAGAAGGCTTGGCTGATAAATGCTACTGGTCGCCAGTCTTGAGATAGAACAGCTCCAATTCCAGCCCCGGAAGCATTAGTTTCAATAGTAAACTCCTTACTAAAGTTCGGCAACACCAATACAGGAAAACTCGTTACTGCCTGCTTTAAAGCTCGAAAGGCTTATGTTGCTACTGGTGTCCACACAAAGCTATTCTTCTTCAGCAAGTCAGTCAGGGGTCAAGCAATTTGACCATAGTTCTTAACAAACCGGCGGTAGTATCCTGTCAACCCGAGGAATCCCCTCAACTCTGTTACAGACCTTGGCTCATGCCAATCCACCATCGTAACAATGTTCTTAGGGTCTGCTGCAACTCCATCCCGCAAAATCACATGCCCTAAGTACGAGACTTTGGTTTGGCCAAATGAGCATTTCTTCTTGTTGGCATAAAACTGATTTTGCTGCAAGAGTTTGAGAACTAGTTGCAAATGCGACTCCACACTTGGGCTGTATACTAGTATGTCATCGAAGAACACTAGCACAAACCGTCGTAGGTAAGGCCTGAACAGATCGTTCATGACATTTTGGAATGTTGATGGAGCATTGGTGAGCCCAAAGGGCATAACCAAGAACTCATAGTGTCCCTGATGCATTATGAAGGCAGTTTTCTCCACATCGTATCTCCTAACTCGGATTTGATGATAACCTGATTTTAGATCCAGCTTGGAGAAAAATACGGCTCCATTAAACTCATCCAGAAGCTCTTCAATCCCCGAAATAGGGTAGCGGTCAAGGACTGTTACCGTTTTTAATGCCCGATAGTCTACACAAAACCTCCATcctccatctttcttcttaaccAACAAAACAGGGCTCGAATAAGGACTCACACTTGGCTTGATGATATGAGCTGCCAACATCTCCTGAATGAGCTTCTCTATCTCGTTTT encodes the following:
- the LOC104759832 gene encoding uncharacterized protein LOC104759832, whose amino-acid sequence is MESLLTTQTVAQRFEYPHNWVAEPQKRVDLPLFEGQNPDDWLFRMKKGFSMNQTPEYEKIDEAVACLTGSGITWWRKSQERLCITTWKDFRDKFKERFKPSRGCSALDRFEEFSVELPQITYDVLESAFLQGLKKSLWDPVLRSRPVDMNAMFDMARMVEFQESENSGHCGERWFSGHRCRQQQLKCLEVDEGEDTPELVMEVQNAVHNQEELGDEPEMVTEIIGSMRMLGTINGKQELGLKVLENKSFGVRIAGGQIVRGRGKCSGLVLDIQEVVIIEDFLLFDLGHTDIILGYSWLTTLGDTRTNWRLQRLGWQIGALWVIIVGDPSLSKAQVSINSMDRMVRRKGVAYMLELTSLFEKTQQQQTVELPEVQRVLERYSVFEMPQGLPPVRNSEHTTTLKEGAGPVNLRPYRYSFVQKNEIEKLIQEMLAAHIIKPSVSPYSSPVLLVKKKDGGWRFCVDYRALKTVTVLDRYPISGIEELLDEFNGAVFFSKLDLKSGYHQIRVRRYDVEKTAFIMHQGHYEFLVMPFGLTNAPSTFQNVMNDLFRPYLRRFVLVFFDDILVYSPSVESHLQLVLKLLQQNQFYANKKKCSFGQTKVSYLGHVILRDGVAADPKNIVTMVDWHEPRSVTELRGFLGLTGYYRRKEFTIETNASGAGIGAVLSQDWRPVAFISQAFSSQGRIKSVYERELLVIVKAVTKWKHYLIGEEFVIKTDQKSLRHLLDQKAISTVQQRWAAKLIGLNYKIEYKPRVQNRVANALSRRPLTETLFQLTLVAPLTIDLKELKEQVSKDMELGEILKELKRGEKVKGGYSLEKEMLLKEGRLVVPCRSLFIPRLLEQFHSSVTGEHEGAFKTYKRLIQEIYWRGMQKDVVEFIVKCQVSQENKYSTLSPAGLLAPLTIPKQIWTDISLDFVEGLPKSKGFNVILVVVDRLSKRPTSWAQWLPWAKYWYNTSYHSSIRNTPFFAVYGREPPKLLRYGDVPTQNAHVEELLKDRDSLLVELRENLELTQLKMQKEANKQRRNVQFQIGDWVYLKFRPYRQHSLLKGAVPNTHTAREIPPILTPSLEWATEPETLKDIRKSTDEKEITEVLVKWKGLPESESTWEPLSLIVQQFPDFNLEDKVSSLRESIDRLRIPLAFMRKKVRTSGRKARKWEKKQSG